A single window of Zea mays cultivar B73 chromosome 10, Zm-B73-REFERENCE-NAM-5.0, whole genome shotgun sequence DNA harbors:
- the LOC100501458 gene encoding Histone H2B.2, which translates to MAPKAEKKPAAKKPAEEEPAAEKAPAGKKPKAEKRVPAGKSAAKEGGEGKRGKKKGKKSVETYKIYIFKVLKQVHPDIGISSKAMSIMNSFINDIFEKLAAEAAKLARYNKKPTITSREIQTSVRLVLPGELAKHAVSEGTKAVTKFTSA; encoded by the coding sequence ATGGCGCCCAAGGCCGAGAAGAAACCCGCGGCGAAGAAGCCGGCGGAGGAGGAGCCCGCGGCCGAGAAGGCGCCCGCCGGGAAGAAGCCGAAGGCGGAGAAGCGGGTCCCCGCTGGCAAGTCCGCTGCCAAGGAAGGCGGCGAGGGCAAGaggggcaagaagaagggcaagaagagcgTGGAGACCTACAAGATCTACATCTTCAAGGTGCTGAAGCAGGTGCACCCGGACATTGGCATCTCCTCCAAGGCCATGTCCATCATGAACTCCTTCATTAACGATATCTTCGAGAAGCTCGCTGCTGAGGCCGCCAAGCTCGCGCGCTATAACAAGAAGCCTACCATCACCTCCCGTGAGATCCAGACCTCCGTGCGCCTCGTCCTTCCCGGGGAGCTCGCCAAGCACGCCGTCTCCGAGGGCACCAAGGCCGTCACCAAGTTCACCTCGGCCTAG